The following are encoded together in the Cyanobacterium aponinum PCC 10605 genome:
- a CDS encoding metal ABC transporter ATP-binding protein, whose product MMKTPTQPLNINFENLSVTYSNGKLALYNASSSVKQGSITALVGPNGGGKSTLFKAIMGFLKPTVGKVSIGNLSVSEAQKSQLMAYVPQADEVDWDFPVSVFDVVMMGRYGYMNFLRIPSQKDRRLVMESLERVNLVDFRHRQIGELSGGQKKRAFLARALAQEGKVILLDEPFTGVDVKTEKNIIDLLIQLREEGHTILISTHDLASIATFCGHRRCGYADRTILLNRTILAEGVTEETFTEENLTMTFGGLPMNSVKQIFN is encoded by the coding sequence ATCTCAGCGTTACCTACAGCAATGGGAAATTAGCCCTTTATAATGCTTCTTCCAGTGTCAAACAGGGATCAATAACGGCTTTGGTTGGTCCTAATGGTGGGGGTAAATCGACTCTATTTAAGGCGATTATGGGTTTTTTAAAACCAACAGTGGGTAAAGTTAGTATTGGTAATTTATCCGTTTCTGAAGCCCAAAAATCTCAATTAATGGCTTATGTGCCTCAAGCAGATGAAGTAGATTGGGATTTTCCCGTCAGCGTTTTTGATGTGGTAATGATGGGGCGTTATGGTTATATGAATTTTCTACGTATTCCCAGTCAAAAAGACCGTCGATTAGTAATGGAAAGTTTAGAAAGGGTGAATTTGGTCGATTTTCGTCATCGGCAAATAGGGGAATTATCGGGAGGACAAAAAAAACGAGCTTTTCTGGCAAGGGCTTTGGCACAAGAGGGTAAAGTTATTCTTTTAGATGAGCCTTTTACGGGGGTTGATGTAAAAACAGAGAAAAATATCATTGACCTTTTAATACAATTGAGAGAAGAAGGACATACAATTTTAATTTCTACCCATGATTTAGCTTCTATTGCTACATTTTGCGGTCACCGAAGGTGCGGCTACGCCGACCGCACTATCCTTTTAAATCGTACTATCTTAGCGGAAGGAGTCACGGAGGAAACCTTTACGGAGGAAAATTTAACCATGACTTTTGGCGGTTTACCCATGAATAGTGTTAAGCAAATATTTAATTAA
- a CDS encoding metal ABC transporter permease, with protein sequence MIVFSSLVSWLLEPLQHSFMVKAIWVSAFVGIVCAVLSCYITLKGWSLMGDAVSHAVVPGVVVAYALNIPFALGAFIFGFGATVAIGYVKSKTRLKEDTVIGVIFTGFFALGLVLVTKIPSNIDLFHILFGNVLGISPEDIVQTLIAGGITLVVILIRRKDLLLFCFDPNHAKAIGLNTKTIYYTLLSLLALTIVTALQTAGIIMVVAMLVTPGAIAYLLTDRFDQMLILSIVSSVLSCVLGTYLSYHFDVSTGGSIVVLMTIIFILAMIFAPKYGIINQNTKIYSA encoded by the coding sequence ATGATTGTGTTTTCTAGTTTAGTCTCATGGTTACTTGAACCCTTACAGCATAGTTTTATGGTGAAGGCTATTTGGGTAAGTGCCTTTGTGGGGATTGTTTGTGCGGTATTATCTTGTTATATAACCCTCAAAGGGTGGTCATTAATGGGAGATGCGGTTTCCCATGCAGTTGTGCCGGGGGTAGTCGTAGCCTACGCTTTAAATATTCCTTTTGCCCTTGGTGCGTTTATTTTTGGTTTTGGTGCAACGGTGGCCATTGGTTATGTGAAATCAAAAACTCGTCTTAAAGAAGATACCGTAATAGGTGTAATTTTTACAGGATTTTTTGCCCTCGGCTTAGTTTTAGTTACCAAAATTCCTAGTAACATCGATTTATTTCATATTTTATTTGGTAATGTTTTGGGTATCTCCCCAGAAGATATTGTTCAAACTCTAATTGCAGGTGGTATTACTTTAGTTGTAATTTTAATACGTCGTAAAGATTTACTACTTTTTTGTTTTGATCCCAATCATGCTAAGGCTATCGGCTTAAATACCAAAACTATCTACTATACATTGCTATCTCTTTTAGCTTTGACTATTGTAACGGCTTTACAAACGGCGGGAATTATTATGGTAGTAGCGATGTTAGTAACCCCGGGTGCGATCGCATATTTACTTACAGATCGTTTTGATCAAATGTTAATCTTATCAATAGTTAGTAGTGTTCTATCTTGTGTTTTAGGCACTTATTTAAGTTATCATTTTGATGTTTCTACGGGGGGAAGTATTGTCGTTTTAATGACCATAATTTTCATTTTAGCGATGATTTTTGCTCCTAAATATGGCATTATCAATCAAAATACCAAAATATATTCTGCTTAA
- a CDS encoding DUF3326 domain-containing protein has protein sequence MTNNKPYSTVLIIPTGIGADIGGYAGDALPIARAIAQGCDRLITHPNVMNGANLYWSTDNIYYVEGYALDQFASAKWGLQPVRQNNIGIIFDQSIETELFYRHIQTIDAVRATLGIEINEYIITDEPLGVELRIADSGASWGTIKNPDSLLRAGEKLIKERKVNALAVIARFPDDNDSQALQNYRYGEGVDALAGAEAVISHLLVREFQIPSAHAPALSPLPLDINISPKAAAEELGFTFLPCVLVGLSRAPQYTLTKDNYSFWAEDVNCLIVPANACGGSATLSFSGLNTLIIAVKENSTVLDVTPEKLGLNVVTVNSYLEAIGVMVAHRGGISLQALKPKINSIFTKKSWV, from the coding sequence GTGACTAACAATAAACCTTACTCCACAGTTTTAATTATTCCCACAGGAATCGGTGCTGATATAGGCGGTTATGCCGGGGATGCACTACCCATAGCAAGAGCCATAGCACAAGGATGCGATCGCCTCATTACCCACCCTAATGTTATGAATGGGGCAAATTTATATTGGTCAACAGATAACATCTATTATGTAGAAGGATACGCCCTCGACCAATTTGCCAGTGCCAAATGGGGATTGCAACCAGTCAGACAAAATAATATCGGTATCATTTTCGATCAAAGTATTGAAACAGAATTATTCTACCGACATATACAAACTATTGATGCTGTTAGGGCAACTTTAGGAATAGAAATCAACGAATATATTATTACCGATGAACCATTAGGAGTAGAGTTAAGAATTGCTGATAGCGGAGCAAGTTGGGGTACGATCAAAAACCCAGATAGTTTATTAAGAGCAGGAGAAAAACTGATTAAAGAAAGGAAAGTTAATGCCCTTGCCGTTATTGCTCGGTTTCCTGATGATAATGATAGCCAAGCCCTACAAAATTATCGTTATGGAGAAGGTGTTGATGCTTTAGCAGGGGCAGAGGCAGTGATTTCTCACTTATTAGTAAGAGAGTTTCAAATCCCTAGCGCTCACGCCCCGGCTTTATCCCCTTTACCCTTAGATATTAATATATCACCAAAAGCGGCCGCTGAGGAATTAGGTTTTACATTTCTTCCTTGCGTGTTAGTTGGTTTAAGTCGAGCCCCTCAATATACACTAACAAAAGACAACTATAGCTTTTGGGCAGAGGATGTAAATTGTTTAATTGTTCCTGCAAATGCCTGTGGCGGAAGTGCAACCCTCAGCTTTAGTGGCTTGAATACTTTAATAATTGCTGTAAAAGAAAATAGCACGGTTTTAGATGTCACCCCAGAAAAATTAGGCTTAAATGTTGTCACCGTTAACTCTTATTTAGAAGCGATTGGGGTAATGGTTGCCCATCGTGGTGGCATTAGTTTACAAGCGTTAAAACCGAAAATAAATTCTATTTTTACCAAAAAATCGTGGGTCTAA